The proteins below come from a single Miscanthus floridulus cultivar M001 chromosome 1, ASM1932011v1, whole genome shotgun sequence genomic window:
- the LOC136542082 gene encoding protein LONGIFOLIA 1-like codes for MPTRMAKAFFSQEATEFGGQMGCMATMFQIFDHRRLLTGRRHGDCPGTMDELPPAAAGHTLPVSSTQAPVQSTANPNITVEKSFSKNKSVTENSTLSTESSRASSASSSCSSLSSLNSSKPAQQKLPCINEKPVVGRSRTVRSSRSFKSSDTEVKSKQPKTEFRDVVKDSINQDSRVLAIKTKMMEQRDRLHKESPRPLLISKSTTDGTYVIAIDRSNVPPAYVNESSRRPRLSCDDRQLLLQAEAQESKMPSSKLRDLPRLSLDSRVESVKSSLHLKNFGYARTDDSLIDNLKYQESPSHQRASGVIAKLMGLEETLDAPGSARPHRPDHHTQNGHLSHTSRSICHDLSPLQRKIQPTILKAKPSPRIVPEAAPWKQQKTSTTRYYAKEGSSSTSINDNVERRLSNLTSPECNKDLRVIRILGELHAKWSDYSARSLTTQKAAAGQTNSAQDFQSPVVIMKPARGIMKQNASVATLAGTKVHRKLRHEERPFTTKTENSDRTKTHSHNQRACSRREEDVGSTSSPKPPRILSPKLVQKSDCGRITQQTVRLMSPTKTSKEVSPRGKLRSRASQSNSICGHDKAMIPESKISLSKQVDTRIINYSNTLNVNTSSIHQSNTTSTSNYEETRILCTDKNTHPLENIRSPVSVLDATFYQDVMSPSLRSISNSFKNVAALTLHECWNSISLPDTPTLKKSSESNHTIPENMKALIQKLELLQLLSDEAPRTNDNSLILTANKDRHYIYEILSASGLLHNELNSRIMPCLFQQPCYPINPGLFLILEQAKPTAGKLHRKLIFDLANELIAKKIYSVSSVRQPLQFIQCKKSSGWHLFKELCSEIEILRSEASTIRLSEEEDEDSKLAKNAVREMGKWKSFGSELQGMVLDIERSIFKNLIDEVISGEDMGKV; via the exons ATGCCGACTAGAATGGCAAAGGCCTTCTTCTCCCAGGAGGCGACGGAATTTGGCGGCCAGATGGGGTGCATGGCCACCATGTTCCAAATCTTCGACCACCGCCGCCTTCTCACCGGGCGACGACATGGTGACTGCCCTGGAACCATGGACGAActgcctccagcagcagcag GCCATACTCTGCCAGTTAGCAGCACGCAAGCCCCGGTGCAAAGCACAGCTAATCCAAACATCACTGTG GAGAAATCATTCAGCAAAAACAAAAGCGTGACTGAGAACAGTACCCTCTCAACGGAATCATCGAGAGCATCTTCAGCTTCGTCGTCCTGCTCTTCCTTATCATCCCTGAACAGCAGCAAACCAGCACAGCAGAAGCTCCCTTGCATCAACGAGAAGCCTGTGGTAGGAAGGAGTAGGACAGTGAGGAGCTCACGAAGCTTCAAGTCTTCAGATACAGAGGTCAAATCCAAACAGCCAAAAACTGAATTTAGAGATGTCGTGAAGGACTCCATCAACCAGGACTCTCGTGTCCTGGCCATCAAGACCAAAATGATGGAACAGAGAGATAGACTGCACAAGGAGTCACCAAGGCCACTGCTTATATCCAAATCAACGACAGATGGAACTTATGTGATTGCTATTGATAGGAGCAATGTGCCTCCTGCATATGTCAATGAATCTAGCAGGCGGCCACGCTTATCATGTGATGATCGACAGCTGCTGCTGCAGGCAGAAGCTCAAGAAAGCAAGATGCCTTCATCCAAGCTCAGGGATCTTCCTAGGTTGTCCTTGGACAGTAGGGTTGAGTCTGTCAAGTCAAGTTTGCATCTGAAGAACTTTGGTTATGCAAGAACCGATGACAGTCTCATTGATAATTTGAAATACCAAGAATCCCCGAGCCATCAGCGGGCCAGTGGTGTCATTGCAAAGCTCATGGGATTGGAAGAGACTCTTGATGCCCCTGGGTCTGCAAGACCACACAGACCAGACCATCACACTCAAAATGGTCACCTGTCACACACCTCCAGGAGTATCTGCCATGACCTCAGTCCATTGCAGCGAAAGATTCAGCCTACGATACTGAAAGCCAAACCTTCTCCGAGAATTGTCCCTGAAGCTGCACCTTGGAAGCAGCAGAAGACAAGTACAACTAGATATTATGCTAAAGAAGGGTCAAGTTCTACATCCATAAACGATAACGTAGAGAGAAGGCTCAGCAATCTCACATCGCCGGAATGTAATAAGGATTTGAGGGTTATTAGGATACTCGGAGAATTACACGCAAAATGGAGTGATTACAGTGCCAGATCACTGACCACTCAGAAGGCAGCCGCTGGACAAACCAATAGTGCTCAAGACTTCCAGTCTCCAGTTGTGATCATGAAGCCGGCAAGAGGTATCATGAAACAGAATGCTTCAGTTGCTACCCTTGCAGGGACAAAAGTCCACAGAAAGTTGCGGCATGAAGAGCGCCCTTTCACCACGAAGACTGAGAACAGTGACAGGACGAAGACCCATTCTCACAATCAAAGAGCTTGTTCCAGGCGAGAGGAAGATGTGGGCAGCACAAGTTCACCAAAGCCTCCTAGAATTTTGAGCCCAAAACTTGTGCAGAAGTCAGACTGTGGAAGGATCACTCAGCAGACAGTTCGACTGATGTCCCCAACCAAGACATCCAAAGAAGTATCTCCAAGAGGCAAACTAAGATCAAGGGCTTCACAATCAAATAGCATCTGTGGCCATGATAAGGCCATGATTCCTGAAAGCAAAATCAGTTTATCAAAGCAGGTTGATACGAGAATTATTAATTATTCAAATACTCTTAATGTCAACACATCATCCATCCATCAAAGCAATACAACTTCAACATCGAATTATGAG GAAACACGTATCCTATGTACTGACAAGAACACCCATCCACTGGAGAACATACGAAGTCCTGTATCAGTCCTTGATGCCACATTCTATCAAGATGTGATGTCGCCTTCTCTGAGGAGCATATCAAATTCTTTCAAAA ATGTTGCGGCACTTACATTGCATGAGTGCTGGAACTCAATAAGCCTCCCTGACacaccaacattgaagaaaagTAGCGAGAGTAACCACACAATACCAGAAAACATGAAAGCCCTCATCCAAAAGCTTGAGCTCTTGCAATTGTTGAGTGATGAGGCTCCAAGAACAAATGACAATTCGTTAATACTCACTGCCAATAAAGACCGTCATTATATTTATGAAATACTCTCAGCATCGGGTCTCTTGCACAATGAACTGAACTCCAGGATCATGCCCTGCTTGTTCCAGCAGCCATGCTACCCAATCAATCCAGGGCTTTTTCTTATCCTTGAACAAGCAAAACCAACTGCAGGAAAGCTTCACCGCAAACTAATTTTCGATCTTGCAAACGAGCTCATTGCTAAGAAAATATACAGTGTCAGTTCAGTGAGACAACCATTGCAATTCATTCAATGCAAGAAATCAAGCGGATGGCATCTTTTCAAGGAATTATGCTCAGAGATTGAAATTCTCCGGTCTGAGGCCTCAACAATAAGATTATCTgaagaggaagatgaagacaGCAAGCTAGCAAAGAATGCAGTACGTGAAATGGGAAAATGGAAGAGTTTCGGTAGTGAGCTACAAGGGATGGTTCTGGACATTGAAAGATCCATCTTTAAGAATCTCATTGACGAAGTCATAAGTGGTGAAGACATGGGAAAGGTGTAA
- the LOC136542037 gene encoding uncharacterized protein isoform X2, translating to MGNPDPTDLINAEVNRIPFRAQNFSLNLWKDTFRSWPKTTKGWKDWYLRVNRSMQVYWAERKLDQCIRLSIADMQKNESMIIAAAYFWSDTTNTFMFGHGPATPTLADVHMLTGLDISTADEGSIYGRKPEYRVNTRNIGGWTGYIQEYQKTGTPSQREHATFLNMWLEKFIFCGRSVGPTNAFLPAAELLANGVRFPLGRYLLSSTYHLLHQVSQKLLLGEPIGNLGGPWWFINMWLNAHMHKRLQWDFFAQQFPREIAEDYVLGDDESATRSPLNFGEAIIVLPGTEANEDQIGRFFQSFYNGLSRDHRAWVPYIDEENRFPLLFNFADDTLNQDNELMMAIITPRAIPVNTFGSGKNTNITYEFYNPSAVSRQLAFGQLPIKLCFADVIKPRETITCGTDWNKVVQLSPDADTTDVDISTWTPISFITESYKQWWREWKEQLFATSAHTYRHMIDSEYAIPDDAVNNPAPSVSKSGKPFNLRPISPTSPIGYNAPTLAALTHQKIRTKTITSKSKLATSRATPSAAATTLVKAFKGVRAATGSSSAIPPISSTTPSEQQLGTSANVPDAQASQPTSVDAPQPIIADVQAKRKASTDTEAQPKRQRSMPIPASAPMSSVIIPQEPTTDEVTEDIPSASSADPHDILQVASSSQAQEIALKQEQDSPNSLFSFAIDISDDDGEETSSSLALGTISAETKSKLETLLNLLQQGTAQLVDDSDPAKAIFKTIRGQVPADVEEILFPAAHLESRQLQYQRAAQRIADRAAQAQLKEEMLQLKQIADEKHKGIVNLQTSGAALKQKILDLSARKAALLAELKEIDAALTHAQQEESQLPNAVKALQQERDIQARKALAMKKKLKPVEGAADDDIKEMEEADQIRLRAILAIQSLLNV from the exons atgggcaacccagatccaaccgatctgatcaacgcagaggttaacagaatcccctttagagcccaaaatttctctctgaacttgtggaaagacacattccgatcttggcccaaaaccaccaaagggtggaaagattggtatttgagggtcaatagatcgatgcaagtatactgggcagagcgaaagttagaccaatgtatcaggctctctattgccgatatgcagaaaaatgaatcaatgataattgcagctgcttatttctggtcagatacgaccaatacttttatgtttggacatggcccagctacccctacccttgccgatgtccacatgcttactggcttggacatctcaactgccgatgaaggctccatctatggtagaaagcctgaatatagagtgaatacccgtaacatcggcggttggacaggatatattcaagaataccagaaaaccgggacacctagccagagggaacatgccacattcctgaatatgtggttagaaaaatttatcttctgtggtcgatcagtaggaccaaccaacgccttcctccctgcagctgaacttctggctaatggcgtaaggtttcctcttggccgataccttctgagctctacttatcatcttcttcaccaagtgtctcagaaactcctgcttggcgaacccatcggcaacctgggaggcccgtggtggttcatcaacatgtggctgaatgcccatatgcacaaacgtttgcaatgggacttttttgctcaacaattcccacgagaaattgctgaagattatgtgctcggggatgatgaatcggcaacacgctcacccctcaattttggtgaagccataattgtccttcctggaacagaagccaacgaagaccaaatcggcagattttttcaaagcttctataatggcctttctcgtgatcatagggcctgggtgccttacatcgacgaagaaaacagattcccccttcttttcaactttgccgatgacactctgaatcaagataatgagctcatgatggctatcatcactcccagggcaattccagtaaacacattcggcagcgggaaaaacaccaacattacatatgaattttacaacccatcggcagtatcccgccaattggcttttgggcaactgccaatcaaactctgctttgccgatgtgatcaaacccagggaaacaatcacctgcggaacagactggaacaaggtagtacaactttctcctgatgccgataccacagatgttgatatatccacctggacaccaatatctttcatcaccgagtcatacaagcaatggtggcgagagtggaaagagcaactgttcgcgacttctgctcacacatatcggcacatgatcgattctgaatatgccatccctgacgacgcg gttaacaacccagcaccatcggtgagcaaaagtgggaaacccttcaacctccggcctatttccccaacatcgccgatcggctacaacgctcccaccttagccgctttgacccaccagaagattcgtactaagaccatcacttctaagtccaaattggctacatccagggctaccccatcggccgctgctacaaccttggtcaaagcctttaag ggggtaagagctgctacgggatcgtcatcggcaattccgccgatatcaagcaccactccttcagag caacaactgggcacatcggcaaacgtaccagatgcccaagcttcacaaccaacaagtgttgatgccccccagccaatcattgccgatgtccaagcaaagcgcaaagcttcaacagatactgaagcacagccaaaacgacaaaggtctatgccgatccctgcatctgccccaatgtcatcggtcatcatacctcaagagcccaccaccgatgaagtcacagaagatatcccatcggcaagctcagccgatccacacgacatactccaggttgcttcctccagtcaagcacaggaaattgccttgaaacag gaacaagattccccgaacagcctgtTTTCCTTTgctattgacatttctgacgacgatggagaggaaacaagttcttcccttgcattgggaacaatatcggcagagactaaatctaagttggaaaccctcctgaatttgctacagcaaggtaccgcccaactggtagatgattcggaccccgcaaaggcaattttcaaaacaattcgcggccaggtccctgccgatgttgaagaaatactcttcccagcagctcacttagaaagtcgtcaactgcaatatcaacgggctgctcagcgcattgccgatagagcagctcaagctcaacttaaagaggagatgctacaactgaaacaaatcgctgatgagaagcacaagggcatcgtcaacttgcagacttcgggtgctgcacttaagcagaaaatcttggatctatcggcaaggaaggcagctctattggccgaattgaaagaaatcgatgcagccttaactcatgctcaacaagaagaaagccagctacccaatgccgtcaaagcccttcagcaagaaagagatatccaagctcgcaaagctttagccatgaagaagaaactcaagcctgtggaaggtgctgccgatgacgatatcaaagaaatggaagaagctgaccagattcgcctgcgtgcgatattagctatccaatccttgctgaacgtgtaa